One segment of Coffea arabica cultivar ET-39 chromosome 7c, Coffea Arabica ET-39 HiFi, whole genome shotgun sequence DNA contains the following:
- the LOC113697821 gene encoding probable xyloglucan endotransglucosylase/hydrolase protein 6, whose amino-acid sequence MANMLHLSSIRAAFFVGTIMYALAFSFVTVSGRPATFVQDFRVTWSDSHIRQIDGGTAIQLTLDRNSGCGFASKNQYLFGSFSVKIKLIPGDSAGTVTAFYMNSDTNYVRDELDFEFLGNRSGQPTTVQTNVYVNGKGSREQRINLWFDPSIGFHTYTIRWTRENIIYYVDDVPIRVFKNNEAIGIPYPKRQPMGIFSTLWDADDWATRGGLEKIDWSKAPFYTYYKDFDVDGCVVPGPAACAFNPNNWWEGPNYRGLTPLEARKYHWVRANHMIYDYCTDRSRFPVAPPECLAGI is encoded by the exons ATGGCCAATATGTTACATTTGAGTTCAATACGTGCTGCTTTCTTTGTTGGTACAATCATGTATGCCTTGGCCTTTTCCTTCGTCACTGTTAGCGGACGACCGGCAACTTTTGTTCAAGATTTTCGAGTCACGTGGTCCGACTCTCATATCAGGCAAATCGATGGAGGAACCGCCATTCAGCTCACTCTTGACCGAAATTCAG GATGCGGGTTTGCTTCCAAGAACCAATATTTGTTTGGCAGTTTTAGTGTGAAGATCAAGCTCATTCCTGGTGACTCTGCAGGAACAGTTACTGCCTTCTAT ATGAACTCCGACACCAACTATGTTCGTGACGAGCTTGATTTCGAATTCTTGGGGAATCGCTCGGGACAACCCACCACTGTCCAAACTAATGTCTACGTTAACGGGAAAGGTAGCAGGGAACAAAGGATCAACCTGTGGTTTGATCCCTCTATAGGATTTCACACTTATACTATACGTTGGACCCGGGAGAATATTAT CTACTATGTGGACGACGTGCCCatcagggttttcaagaacaatgAAGCGATAGGAATCCCATACCCAAAGAGGCAACCCATGGGTATCTTTTCCACTCTTTGGGATGCAGATGACTGGGCAACCAGGGGTGGATTAGAGAAAATTGATTGGAGCAAAGCCCCCTTCTACACATACTACAAAGACTTCGACGTTGACGGTTGCGTTGTGCCAGGACCAGCTGCTTGTGCCTTCAACCCAAACAATTGGTGGGAAGGACCTAACTACAGAGGACTAACCCCGCTTGAGGCTAGGAAATATCACTGGGTTCGCGCCAATCACATGATCTATGATTACTGCACCGACAGATCCCGTTTCCCCGTTGCCCCACCCGAATGCCTGGCAGGAATCTAA
- the LOC113701502 gene encoding uncharacterized protein — MQQFQQEQPMPPFTQLNMPSWIPLLPGQHLPGASLPALYQPVPPPAGTPGITGGGPGYGATLRSQQQSPSYCYHVGYPYPGFPGPWDPSSWLSLPQHLLPPHSSAFPGHCPYFSPIQPPIPGSSSASTTSNQGSTMRPTAKLSLIHQQPWEAQPLENVHLRKIVGELQSELADCKGRLTKLEEDVLCLKPVVKEGTTTATGVSSGAKTSKRGRLEKLVTPDGRLPSTDTSCPRIWNRKSGLLETLCQTEKLHYEKVILKKVENEPSVQYTNDGKVKIPFINSSGSLEIPCSSGLCDTISDHHSAVLISKASIKPELKNYDTGGSTSFTNSSQNVYRTGESNSSGNFVEMTCNANLLWTSTTSPEECGKDLLDFTAQISHNNMNILEQESKAVVGWNFGNKEDGSVVQTVEAELVDDEKTRTGE; from the exons ATGCAGCAGTTCCAACAGGAACAACCAATGCCCCCGTTTACACAACTCAACATGCCATCCTGGATTCCCCTGCTCCCTGGTCAACATTTGCCGGGTGCCAGTCTGCCAGCTCTCTATCAGCCTGTCCCTCCTCCTGCAGGAACGCCTGGCATTACCGGGGGCGGACCTGGTTATGGAGCAACTCTAAGAAGCCAGCAGCAGAGTCCTAGCTATTGTTACCATGTTGGCTACCCATATCCAGGCTTTCCAG GCCCTTGGGATCCTTCATCTTGGTTGAGCCTTCCACAACATCTACTACCTCCTCATAGCAGTGCCTTCCCTGGACACTGTCCTTATTTCTCTCCAATTCAGCCACCAATACCCGGTTCTTCATCGGCTTCCACCACATCAAACCAGGGAAGTACGATGAGACCAACCGCAAAACTCTCTCTGATACACCAGCAACCATGGGAAGCTCAA CCTTTGGAGAATGTTCACCTACGGAAGATTGTTGGTGAGTTGCAATCTGAACTGGCAGATTGTAAGGGCCGGTTAACAAAGCTTGAGGAAGACGTATTGTGCCTAAAACCTGTTGTAAAAGAGGGAACAACTACTGCAACTGGGGTTTCTTCAGGTGCAAAGACTTCAAAGAGAGGAAGGCTGGAGAAACTGGTAACCCCAGATGGAAGGTTGCCATCAACAGATACTTCATGCCCTCGAATTTGGAATAGGAAGTCTGGACTACTTGAAACTCTTTGTCAGACTGAAAAACTACACTATGAGAAAGTGATTTTAAAAAAAGTGGAAAATGAGCCTTCTGTGCAGTATACAAACGATGGAAAGGTTAAAATTCCTTTCATCAATTCTAGTGGCAGTCTTGAGATTCCATGTAGCAGCGGATTATGCGACACCATTTCCGATCATCATTCTGCAGTCCTAATTAGCAAGGCTTCCATCAAGCCTGAGTTGAAGAATTATGACACTGGGGGCTCCACTTCTTTTACAAATTCATCTCAGAATGTTTATAGGACTGGAGAAAGTAATTCTTCTGGAAACTTTGTGGAGATGACCTGTAATGCAAATTTGCTCTGGACATCAACTACCTCCCCTGAAGAATGTGGAAAAGATTTGCTGGATTTTACAGCTCAAATATCCCATAACAACATGAATATTCTAGAACAGGAAAGCAAAGCTGTCGTTGGCTGGAACTTTGGGAACAAAGAGGATGGATCGGTTGTTCAAACTGTGGAAGCTGAATTAGTTGATGATGAAAAAACAAGAACCGGAGAATGA
- the LOC113700356 gene encoding cytochrome c oxidase subunit 6a, mitochondrial, whose product MASAIVRSGLRSAIRGGASRTAPAPASKRTFSASAHHDEAAEASKWEKITYLGIATCSTLSVYNLSKGHHHHEEPPPYPYLHIRNKEFPWGPDGLFEEKHH is encoded by the exons ATGGCATCTGCAATTGTTAGATCTGGCCTCCGCTCCGCCATCCGCGGCGGCGCCTCTCGTACAGCTCCAGCTCCGGCATCTAAGAGAACTTTTTCCGCCTCTGCCCATCATGATGAAGCCG CTGAGGCTTCGAAGTGGGAGAAGATTACATACCTTGGGATAGCCACCTGCTCTACTCTCTCAGTCTATAACCTCTCCAAGGGTCATCACCACCATGAAGAGCCTCCT CCTTATCCATACTTGCACATTCGCAACAAGGAGTTTCCATGGG GTCCAGATGGTCTTTTTGAGGAGAAGCACCACTGA
- the LOC113698681 gene encoding uncharacterized protein, which yields MFRLSPRRNQRNKGFKVKHALQICVLVGVCIWLLYQVQHSRSKKASYGESSNILEKVQKFGRKDIQPKNIEMITEDENQKEEREEASKLLEDELKPGENDHDRDKLGEEGEKETESTEQEVKDEENGENKDAEGEGGNEMQNQEKENDGNKNNGEEEETREDDRGKHDEEQSGEETGENKENGGAEKENETKEENNENANEDTQENGAEQKGNEEKDAKEENGENEETRENKNDLDGGEEQEVKEQVNDESKATEKEEKKQIGNEDQGREKQEDHEVKEQKEGKSEESPDEKVHQANEQTNEAAARENTNGWNAQSEDVQDSQSMKDTEKVNKENVNGEEQSTEKVQDKSEGNSENVTGANKVHDNESGSSAKEGESNEQNSPSTVATDEGNDSENTQQGSAHDSNSAEGRREANQEQGNGNETTQQESGESSNPTEGTHEANEKQGNANESTQQGSWDNSNPTEGTKEANQQQSISDNSKADADQNQRNAVGDVLPGGDGAQSTQEEQTENKDAATNNDKSDTSSNMKEGSAYGEGSNDVGNRQNAGSDTVGGKEKSSENSSANQVNEKVEIQKSDAHSETGPEEKINPSNDNDNTDSSENRSVDSSGSSSATKEEASSNSNENADAEQNSMVDSSSSTIPQEEKEARTDLETLPEMGNEGTSQEDAVA from the coding sequence atgTTCAGGCTGTCACCTCGGAGGAATCAGAGAAATAAAGGTTTTAAGGTGAAGCATGCCCTGCAGATATGTGTGCTAGTTGGTGTTTGCATCTGGCTGCTTTATCAGGTCCAGCACTCCCGTAGCAAAAAGGCATCATATGGAGAAAGCTCAAACATTTTGGAGAAGGTACAAAAATTTGGGAGAAAAGACATCCAAccaaaaaatattgaaatgaTAACAGAGGATGAGAATCAAAAGGAGGAACGAGAAGAAGCCAGTAAACTACTTGAAGATGAACTCAAGCCCGGGGAAAATGATCATGATCGAGACAAACTGGGAGAGGAAGGAGAAAAGGAGACAGAAAGTACAGAGCAAGAAGTGAAAGATGAAGAGAATGGAGAGAACAAAGATGCAGAGGGTGAAGGGGGAAATGAGATGcaaaatcaagagaaagagaATGATGGAAATAAAAATAACGGTGAGGAGGAGGAAACTAGAGAAGACGACCGGGGAAAGCATGATGAAGAGCAAAGTGGTGAGGAGACtggagaaaataaagaaaatggtgGCGCAGAGAAGGAGAATGAAACGAAGGAGGAGAACAATGAGAATGCTAATGAAGACACACAAGAAAATGGAGCTGAGCAGAAAGGTAATGAGGAAAAGGATGCAAAAGAAGAGAATGGGGAAAATGAAGAGACCAGGGAAAATAAGAATGACCTGGATGGAGGTGAAGAGCAGGAAGTGAAGGAGCAGGTTAACGATGAGAGCAAGGCaacagaaaaggaagagaagaaacAAATAGGCAATGAAGATCAAGGTAGAGAGAAACAGGAAGACCATGAAgtgaaggaacaaaaagaaggTAAATCTGAGGAATCACCAGATGAGAAAGTTCATCAAGCAAATGAGCAGACAAACGAAGCTGCTGCACGGGAAAACACCAATGGTTGGAATGCCCAGAGTGAAGACGTTCAGGATTCTCAAAGTATGAAAGACACTGAGAAAGTAAATAAGGAAAACGTAAATGGGGAAGAACAGTCGACTGAGAAGGTCCAGGACAAGTCTGAAGGCAACAGTGAAAATGTGACAGGGGCAAATAAGGTACACGATAATGAATCAGGTTCAAGTGCAAAAGAAGGTGAGTCAAATGAACAGAACAGTCCATCAACTGTTGCGACTGATGAAGGCAATGACAGTGAAAACACACAGCAGGGATCAGCTCACGATTCCAATTCTGCAGAAGGAAGGAGGGAAGCTAATCAAGAACAAGGCAACGGCAATGAGACAACACAGCAGGAATCAGGGGAATCTTCCAATCCTACAGAAGGAACACATGAAGCTAATGAAAAGCAAGGCAATGCCAATGAATCCACGCAGCAAGGATCATGGGATAACTCCAATCCCACAGAAGGAACAAAGGAAGCTAATCAACAGCAGAGCATTAGCGACAATTCTAAGGCTGATGCTGATCAAAACCAGAGAAATGCTGTTGGTGATGTCCTTCCTGGGGGAGATGGTGCGCAGTCTACTCAAGAGGAGCAAACCGAGAACAAGGATGCTGCAACAAACAATGACAAATCCGATACAAGTTCAAATATGAAGGAGGGCTCAGCATATGGAGAAGGTTCAAATGATGTGGGTAATAGACAAAATGCTGGTAGCGATACTGTTGGGGGTAAAgagaaaagttcagaaaattcATCAGCCAATCAGGTTAATGAAAAGGTCGAGATCCAGAAGTCTGATGCTCATTCTGAAACAGGACCGGAAGAAAAGATTAACCCTTCAAATGACAATGACAATACTGATTCCAGTGAAAATAGATCAGTAGATTCTTCTGGTTCCTCGAGTGCTACTAAAGAGGAGGCATCTTCAAACTCAAATGAGAATGCTGACGCTGAGCAGAATAGCATGGTTGACTCATCAAGTTCTACAATTCCCCAAGAAGAGAAAGAGGCTCGCACTGACCTTGAAACTTTGCCTGAGATGGGAAATGAGGGAACTAGTCAAGAAGATGCAGTCGCTTAG
- the LOC113699123 gene encoding cysteine desulfurase, mitochondrial: MPSKLLTTALRRTILKPTILRPFSTAAAAVAEPYQEDTSGITVKGVKISGRPLYLDMQATSPVDPRVLDAMLPYYLSRFGNPHSRTHLYGWESDQAVESARTHVADLISASPKEIIFTSGATESNNISVKGVLHFYKDKKRHVITTQTEHKCVLDSCRHLQQEGFEVTYLPVEPDGLVDLDKLRAAIRPDTGLVSVMMVNNEIGVIQPVEEIGKICKEFNVPFHTDAAQALGKIPIDVDKMNVSLMSLSGHKIYGPKGIGALYMRRRPRIRVEPQMNGGGQERGIRSGTVPTPLVVGFGAACDIAKKEMEYDDKRIKALQERLLNGIRDKIDGVVVNGSVERRYAGNLNLSFAYVEGESLLMGLKEVAVSSGSACTSASLEPSYVLRALGVDEDMAHTSIRYGIGRFTTEEEIDRAVELTVMQVEKLREMSPLYEMVKAGIDLKNIQWSQH, translated from the coding sequence ATGCCGTCGAAGCTTTTAACCACCGCCCTCCGCCGCACGATCTTAAAACCCACAATCCTCCGCCCCTTCTCCACCGCTGCTGCCGCCGTTGCTGAACCCTATCAAGAAGACACATCAGGAATTACGGTGAAAGGCGTAAAAATCTCCGGAAGACCCCTCTACCTCGACATGCAAGCTACCTCGCCGGTGGACCCTCGAGTCCTCGACGCCATGCTCCCTTACTATCTCTCCCGCTTCGGCAACCCTCATTCCCGGACCCACCTCTACGGCTGGGAATCCGACCAGGCCGTCGAGTCTGCCCGTACCCACGTGGCAGACCTAATTAGCGCCTCCCCTAAGGAGATCATTTTCACCTCCGGCGCCACCGAGTCCAATAACATCTCCGTCAAGGGAGTTTTGCATTTTTATAAGGATAAGAAGCGCCACGTCATCACTACCCAGACGGAGCACAAGTGCGTCTTGGACTCCTGCCGTCACCTCCAGCAAGAGGGTTTTGAGGTAACTTATCTTCCTGTTGAACCTGACGGGCTCGTTGATCTGGATAAGCTTCGGGCCGCGATACGGCCCGACACGGGGTTAGTTTCGGTTATGATGGTTAATAATGAGATTGGAGTGATTCAACCTGTCGAGGAAATTGGGAAAATCTGTAAGGAATTTAATGTTCCGTTTCATACCGATGCTGCCCAGGCTTTGGGGAAAATTCCCATAGACGTCGATAAGATGAATGTCAGTTTGATGTCTTTGAGCGGGCATAAGATTTATGGGCCTAAGGGAATTGGGGCTTTGTACATGAGGCGCAGACCGAGGATCCGCGTGGAGCCTCAAATGAATGGGGGCGGGCAAGAGAGAGGGATAAGGAGTGGAACTGTGCCAACTCCCTTGGTTGTGGGCTTTGGGGCTGCTTGTGACATCGCTAAGAAGGAAATGGAGTATGATGACAAGAGGATTAAGGCTTTGCAAGAGAGGTTGTTGAATGGAATTAGGGATAAGATTGATGGGGTGGTAGTGAATGGTAGCGTGGAGAGGAGGTATGCAGGCAATTTGAACTTGTCGTTTGCTTATGTTGAGGGGGAAAGCTTGTTGATGGGGTTGAAGGAGGTCGCCGTGTCGAGTGGTAGCGCTTGCACTAGTGCGAGCTTGGAGCCCTCCTATGTATTGAGGGCATTGGGTGTGGACGAGGACATGGCACATACGTCTATTAGGTATGGGATTGGGAGGTTCACTACGGAGGAAGAGATTGACAGGGCTGTGGAGCTAACTGTAATGCAGGTTGAGAAGTTAAGGGAAATGAGCCCTCTTTATGAGATGGTGAAGGCTGGGATAGATTTGAAGAATATACAATGGTCACAGCACTGA
- the LOC113701969 gene encoding uncharacterized protein has protein sequence MAAALLVEPPLSPLTMAVTDPKPMRVCFSFAAYTKNLIHYLKSSDIPIEEGLTDAELSSIESTFNFTFPPDLRSILQEGLPVGPGFPNWRSSSSVQQLQALTSLPVSGVCKEISRNHLWLDSWGERPGDDDQAVNLGKGFMRNAPFLVPVYRHFYVPSTPCMAGNPVFYVHGGNVQLWSFDIAGFFQQAEFTTNEDILRRPTLSKLFSTPAWAATEPRRIEVWSELVERGERLAARGGTRRWWSGELGGCLEEVFWRLRNGGWKEEDVREMMMMDGCDETDDDHCTGRNGFDKNAALIDKEGIVWHVKVLSKRLLRGGWSGEDVMESLGFPEDYLGDPDPPPPDGDCWFEFRHDQKNNSNATTTKESQMNMHSIKA, from the coding sequence ATGGCAGCAGCACTACTCGTCGAACCACCGCTGAGCCCATTAACCATGGCGGTCACCGATCCAAAACCCATGCGGGTTTGTTTTTCATTTGCAGCCTACACCAAGAACCTCATTCATTACCTAAAATCCTCCGATATTCCCATTGAAGAAGGCCTCACCGACGCCGAATTATCCTCCATTGAATCCACCTTCAATTTCACATTTCCCCCCGATTTACGTTCTATTCTCCAAGAAGGCCTCCCTGTGGGCCCCGGCTTCCCCAACTGGCGATCATCCTCCTCCGTTCAACAACTTCAGGCCCTCACCAGTCTACCCGTCTCAGGTGTATGCAAGGAAATATCAAGAAACCATTTGTGGCTCGATTCTTGGGGTGAAAGGCCAGGAGATGATGATCAAGCTGTGAATTTAGGTAAAGGATTCATGAGAAATGCGCCGTTTCTTGTTCCGGTGTACCGGCATTTCTACGTTCCTTCGACGCCGTGTATGGCGGGGAATCCCGTGTTTTACGTGCATGGAGGGAATGTTCAGCTGTGGAGTTTCGATATAGCCGGATTCTTCCAGCAGGCGGAATTCACGACGAACGAGGACATCTTGAGaaggcccaccttgtccaaatTATTCAGCACGCCGGCCTGGGCCGCGACTGAGCCGAGGAGGATCGAGGTATGGTCGGAGTTGGTGGAGAGGGGGGAAAGGCTGGCGGCGCGTGGTGGCACGCGCAGGTGGTGGAGTGGGGAGTTAGGGGGGTGCTTGGAGGAGGTGTTTTGGAGATTGAGGAACGGAGGGTGGAAAGAAGAGGATGTAAGGGAGATGATGATGATGGACGGCTGTGATGAGACCGATGATGATCACTGCACCGGACGAAATGGCTTTGATAAGAACGCTGCGTTGATTGATAAGGAAGGGATCGTCTGGCACGTGAAGGTATTGTCTAAGAGGTTGTTGCGTGGGGGGTGGAGCGGGGAAGATGTGATGGAGTCGCTTGGTTTTCCGGAGGATTATTTGGGCGATCCTGATCCTCCACCACCTGATGGAGATTGTTGGTTCGAGTTTCGACACGATCAGAAAAATAATTCTAATGCTACTACTACTAAGGAGAGTCAAATGAACATGCACTCTATCAAGGCGTGA